In Scophthalmus maximus strain ysfricsl-2021 chromosome 16, ASM2237912v1, whole genome shotgun sequence, the following proteins share a genomic window:
- the LOC118287638 gene encoding ubiquitin carboxyl-terminal hydrolase 31-like → MSKVVSSKEKKSFSKKLFRRSSVRSVGSFMNRVLRTLSTLSHFSTDEQAAEDEADDASPLAAAAAGGSVPSDDSDCGGFPLGDKVPGVAGLKNHGNTCFMNAILQCLSNTELFAEYLALEQFKEGETAGGHDRGGKANGVLVQRKGPQQQQQESGEVTEQLSGLVRALWTFEYTPQHSRDFKNVVSKSALQFRGNSQHDAQEFLLWLLDRVHEDLNHVILPESRPPRKPPVEEESAPEGSPLPAPGSFVQELFQAQYRSSLTCPHCQKQSNTFDPFLCISLPIPVPHTRPLYVTVVYQGKCSHCMRVGVAAPLSGTVCRLRQAVAQETKIPAQQIVLTEMYFDGFHRSFCDDDDDLELIQESDSIFAFETPELFRPEQIRSKRGGSPHANLNQNNVKYGTDNNRISTQIQEPTTPPQSPNKSSGQAEKIVLLVCNRACAGQQGRRFGNPFILYLERTVTWDVLQKEILEKMRHILRPGAAVQVGPFTLRVVGVVGITYLLPQEEQPLCHPSVERAYKSCGPGGPPHVKIVVEWDKETKDFLFKRTEDEYIPDAESVRQVKEQHLQPQTCSLAQCFQLYTKEEQLAPDDAWRCPHCKQLQQGSIKLSLWTLPDILILHLKRFRQDADRRMKMQNMVKFPLTGMDMAPHMVKRSQSSWSLPSHWSPWRRPYGMGRDPEDYLYDLYAVCNHHGTMQGGHYTAHCKNSIDGQWYCFDDSDVHPIPEDEVCKQTAYILFYQRRATIPSWSANSSVGGSTSSSLCEHWISRLMGSRPPSQASSGSSRRTSLASLSESAEFAAERSEDDGLSSRPAVRGMQRQTFSSRSSIASPLVLSENGTKPSWSHSAKLQLRSNSPSRFSLESHSSSPTLERIGEVVDSKLLTPCFPGSPKLDKQSGGKLVVASSYSNPGSKRLIEQVHSKAVTQAEQRSPIQAGHNNNVATAAEQVSPRHGTTAKEQKQRTGSADSTGVKRTSAKTGTESERSPKKRPATSSTSSSSLSPASPAIDKSPSRAQAKSAASASNPKDKSDGPARTSKAGSSRMATPSKKGSSQTPEALRVDSAQQKKSDSPGLQSSQSQKKTSPRGGVEKGSASGRTKVADRSASRESSRTNAVSERKVSHGGPPSRSSAASKVDGRPGRAGEHKEVGRNSSSSSSITSLRSSSVGVSSASAAPPSRGPHRNSKTEDKGLSFFKTALRPKDTRKAADGGKSGTGEAKGSPEDNVGDAAKEGSQHGTSRKALNGASEAQTNATTAKDKESSKASSTAKHSLLPSTRSKLSGAETTTQSSTKAKDLSKKEPAKKTMQSRKIPISSTQSSQRSK, encoded by the exons ATGTCGAAAGTCGTCAGCAGCAAGGAGAAGAAATCCTTCAGCAAGAAGCTGTTCCGGAGGAGCTCGGTGCGCTCCGTGGGCAGCTTCATGAACCGAGTGCTCCGGACTCTGTCCACCCTGTCCCACTTCAGCACCGACGAGCAGGCCGCCGAGGACGAGGCGGACGACGCGAGtccgctcgccgccgccgccgccggcggcTCCGTCCCGTCCGACGACAGCGACTGCGGCGGCTTCCCCCTCGGCGACAAGGTGCCGGGCGTCGCCGGACTCAAGAACCACGGCAACACGTGCTTCATGAACGCCATCCTGCAGTGCCTGAGCAACACGGAGCTCTTCGCCGAGTACCTGGCCCTGGAGCAGTTCAAGGAGGGGGAGACCGCCGGCGGTCACGACAGGGGGGGCAAGGCCAACGGGGTGCTGGTGCAGAGGAAGgggccccagcagcagcagcaggagtcggGCGAGGTGACGGAGCAGCTCTCCGGGCTCGTCCGGGCCCTCTGGACCTTCGAGTACACCCCCCAGCACAGCAGGGACTTCAAG AACGTTGTGTCCAAGAGTGCCCTTCAGTTCAGAGGTAACTCCCAGCACGACGCCCAGGAATTCCTCCTTTGGCTGCTGGACAGAGTTCACGAAGACCTCAACCATGTCATCCTCCCTGAGAGCAGACCCCCCCGGAAG cctccagtagaagaagaaagtgcCCCTGAAGGATCTCCACTACCAGCACCCGGCTCTTTTGTACAGGAGTTGTTTCAGGCACAATACAG GTCGTCCCTGACTTGCCCTCACTGCCAGAAACAGAGCAACACCTTCGATCCTTTCCTCTGCATCTCACTGCCAATCCCGGTACCTCACACACG gccGCTGTATGTGACAGTGGTGTACCAAGGAAAGTGCTCCCACTGTATGAGAGTCGGGGTGGCGGCGCCTCTCTCAGGCACCGTGTGCAGGCTGAGACAAGCTGTCGCCCAAGAGACCAAAATCCCTGCTCAACAG ATCGTCCTCACTGAAATGTACTTTGACGGCTTTCATCGCTCCTTctgtgacgacgacgacgaccttGAGCTCATCCAGGAGAGCGACTCCATCTTTGCCTTTGAGACACCTGAGCTGTTCAGACCGGAGCAGATTCGCTCCAAGCGAGGCG GGAGTCCACATGCAAATCTCAACCAGAACAACGTTAAGTATGGCACAGATAATAACAGGATTTCCACACAAATACAAGAGCCGACAACACCACCGCAGAGTCCCAACAAGAGCAGTGGGCAGGCGGAGAAGATCGTCCTGTTGGTGTGTAACCGAGCCTGCGCTGGACAGCAAGGGCGCAG GTTTGGTAATCCATTCATTCTGTATTTGGAGCGAACAGTGACATGGGACGTACTTCAGAAGGAAATCCTGGAGAAGATGCGACATATTTTGCGCCCTGGAGCCGCTGTGCAG GTAGGGCCCTTCACTTTGCGCGTGGTCGGAGTTGTTGGAATCACATATCTCTTGCCTCAGGAAGAGCAGCCGCTCTGTCATCCCTCTGTGGAGAG ggcGTACAAGTCTTGTGGTCCTGGAGGGCCACCTCATGTCAAAATTGTTGTTGAGTGGGACAAGGAGACAAAAGACTT TCTGTTCAAAAGAACTGAGGACGAATACATCCCCGATGCTGAAAGTGTGCGTCAAGTAAAGGAGCAGCACCTGCAGCCTCAGACGTGCTCCCTTGCCCAATGCTTTCAGCTCTACACAAAAGAGGAACAG CTCGCTCCTGATGATGCGTGGCGATGTCCACACTGTAAGCAGCTTCAGCAGGGCAGCATCAAGCTCAGTCTGTGGACCCTGCCAGACATCCTCATACTGCACCTGAAGCGCTTCAGACAG GATGCTGATCGACGGATGAAGATGCAGAACATGGTGAAGTTCCCGCTCACCGGCATGGACATGGCCCCACACATGGtgaagaggagccagagcagCTGGAGTCTCCCCTCCCACTGGTCGCCATGGAGACGGCCGTATGGGATGGGCCGCGATCCGGAGGACTACCTTTATGACCTGTATGCGGTGTGTAACCATCACGGGACCATGCAGGGAGGTCACTACACAG CTCACTGCAAGAACTCCATTGATGGACAGTGGTATTGCTTTGATGATAGTGATGTTCATCCAATACCTGAAGATGAGGTCTGCAAGCAGACTGCGTACATCTTGTTTTATCAAAGACGCGCTACAATTCCGTCTTGGTCTGCCAACAGCTCTGTGGGAG GATCCACCAGCTCTTCCTTATGTGAGCACTGGATTAGTCGCCTGATGGGTAGCCGTCCACCTAGCCAAGCCTCATCTGGTTCCTCCAGACGCACATCGTTGGCCTCCCTGTCTGAGTCCGCAGAGTTTGCTGCAGAAAGAAGCGAGGACGATG GCTTATCGAGCCGCCCGGCAGTGAGAGGcatgcaaagacaaacattcTCCTCGAGATCTTCCATTGCCAGTCCATTGGTACTCAGTGAAAATGGCACTAAACCGTCCTGGTCCCACTCCGCTAAGCTCCAACTCCGTTCCAACTCTCCCTCGCGCTTCTCCCTTGaatcccactcctcctcccctacTCTGGAGAGGATAGGAGAGGTGGTTGATAGCAAGCTGTTAACCCCCTGCTTCCCTGGGTCACCTAAGCTAGACAAACAGTCAGGGGGCAAGTTGGTCGTTGCATCTTCGTATAGTAATCCTGGCAGTAAGAGGCTGATAGAGCAAGTTCACTCCAAGGCTGTGACacaggcagagcagaggagccCCATCCAAGCTGGGCACAACAACAATGTAGCCACAGCCGCTGAACAGGTTAGTCCTCGGCATGGGACAACTGCAAAAGAGCAGAAACAAAGAACCGGGTCTGCAGATAGCACTGGTGTCAAAAGGACCTCAGCAAAGACTGGGACGGAGAGTGAAAGGAGTCCCAAGAAGCGTCCTGCCACCTCCTCAACGTCgtccagttctctctctcctgcgtCCCCAGCCATTGACAAGTCACCGTCTCGAGCGCAGGCCAAGAGTGCGGCATCAGCATCCAACCCCAAGGACAAAAGCGACGGACCTGCCAGGACCAGCAAGGCGGGTTCCTCGAGAATGGCAACTCCCTCCAAAAAAGGGTCATCTCAGACCCCGGAGGCACTACGTGTCGACTCTGCCCAGCAGAAAAAGAGTGATTCTCCAGGATTACAGAGCTCGCAATCTCAGAAAAAGACCTCGCCTAGAGGTGGGGTGGAGAAAGGCTCAGCCTCTGGAAGGACTAAAGTGGCAGACAGGAGTGCCAGCCGTGAGTCCTCACGGACCAATGCGGTTTCAGAGAGAAAGGTCAGCCATGGAGGACCACCGTCCAGGTCAAGTGCTGCTAGTAAAGTGGATGGCCGGCCGGGCCGGGCTGGGGAGCACAAGGAAGTGGGCCGGAACTCAAGCAGTAGCTCCTCCATCACTAGCCTCCGATCCTCCAGTGTGGGTGTTTCCTCTGCGAGCGCTGCCCCACCATCAAGGGGACCTCATAGGAACAGTAAGACGGAGGACAAAGGTTTGTCCTTCTTCAAAACTGCCCTGAGGCCCAAAGATACCCGTAAGGCAGCTGATGGCGGCAAATCAGGTACGGGAGAAGCCAAAGGAAGTCCAGAGGATAACGTCGGGGATGCAGCTAAAGAAGGAAGCCAACATGGAACGAGTAGGAAAGCCCTGAACGGGGCTTCAGAGGCCCAGACTAATGCAACCACAGCCAAAGACAAGGAATCCTCGAAGGCCTCTTCTACAGCTAAGCATTCACTGCTGCCCTCCACAAGGTCCAAGCTTTCTGGAGCAGAGACTACGACCCAGTCCTCCACCAAGGCAAAAGACCTTTCAAAGAAAGAGCCTGCGAAAAAGACAATGCAGTCCAGGAAAATCCCCATCAGCTCCACACAATCCAGCCAGAGGTCCAAGTGA
- the LOC118287893 gene encoding heparan sulfate glucosamine 3-O-sulfotransferase 2-like: MACVLLLSRPLPFSHRLTRTSVCLLSLLLSYLCYCALFPVETIMRKTGDPTPSCQLFLADGAKRRLQKSIPCALPPPDARPSGAEAPRAKRADRRPPSTLRAVGNDAPGPPAGNAKFGSKKLPNAIIVGVKKGGTRAVLEFIRIHPDVRAAGTETHFFDRNYDRGLEWYRGLMPRTLESQITMEKTPSYFVTRETPHRISAMSQNTKLIVVVRDPVTRAISDYTQTLSKTPDLPSFQELAFRNQCLGLVDTSWNAIRIGLYALHLENWLRYFPLAQIHFVSGERLITDPAGELARVQDFLGLKRIVTDKHFYFNRTKGFPCLKKPESSGSPRCLGKSKGRTHVQIDRDAIEQLRDFYRPYNVKFYEMVGHDFKWE; the protein is encoded by the exons ATGGCATGCGTGCTCCTCCTCAGTCGACCTCTCCCCTTCTCGCACCGGCTCACGAGAACCTCCGTCTGCCTGCTGTCCCTCCTACTCTCCTACCTGTGCTACTGCGCACTGTTCCCCGTCGAAACCATCATGCGGAAGACAGGTGATCCGACGCCGAGCTGTCAACTCTTCCTGGCTGACGGAGCCAAAAGGCGCCTTCAGAAATCCATCCCCTGCGCGCTGCCGCCGCCGGACGCGAGACCGAGCGGCGCCGAGGCACCCCGGGCGAAACGAGCCGACCGGCGGCCCCCGTCCACGCTCCGCGCCGTCGGGAACGACGCGCCCGGTCCCCCGGCGGGCAATGCGAAGTTCGGGAGTAAAAAGTTACCAAACGCCATCATAGTCGGTGTGAAGAAGGGAGGGACGAGAGCCGTGCTGGAGTTCATCAGGATCCACCCAGATGTGCGCGCCGCGGGCACCGAGACGCACTTCTTCGACAGGAACTACGACCGGGGCCTGGAGTGGTACAG AGGTTTAATGCCAAGGACTCTTGAAAGCCAAATCACAATGGAGAAGACGCCGAGCTACTTTGTGACGAGAGAGACGCCACACCGGATCTCTGCCATGTCCCAGAACACCAAACTCATCGTGGTGGTGCGAGACCCCGTCACTCGTGCAATATCAGATTACACTCAGACTCTATCCAAAACGCCTGACCTGCCGAGCTTCCAGGAGCTGGCCTTCAGGAACCAGTGCCTGGGCCTCGTGGACACGTCCTGGAACGCCATCCGGATCGGCCTGTACGCCCTGCACCTCGAAAACTGGCTCCGCTACTTCCCCCTGGCTCAGATCCACTTTGTGAGCGGAGAGCGTCTTATCACAGACCCAGCAGGGGAGTTGGCCCGGGTGCAGGACTTCCTTGGGTTGAAGCGCATAGTCACAGACAAACACTTCTATTTCAACCGCACCAAGGGTTTCCCTTGCCTTAAGAAGCCGGAGAGCAGCGGCTCGCCCCGCTGCCTGGGCAAGTCCAAGGGCAGAACTCATGTGCAGATAGACAGAGATGCCATTGAGCAATTGCGAGACTTCTACAGACCGTACAATGTTAAGTTTTATGAAATGGTGGGTCACGACTTTAAGTGGGAGTAA